A single region of the Malaclemys terrapin pileata isolate rMalTer1 chromosome 2, rMalTer1.hap1, whole genome shotgun sequence genome encodes:
- the LOC128831707 gene encoding uncharacterized protein LOC128831707: protein PPSGTPPPAPPPGSPPPRVIFPPPPSGTPPPAPPPGSPPPRVIFPPPPSGTPPPAPPPGSPPPRVIFPPPPSGTPPPAPPPGSPPPRVIFPPPPSGTPPPAPPPGSPPPRVIFPPPPSGTPPPAPPPGSPPPRVIFPPPPSGTPPPAPPPGSPPPRVIFPPPPSGTPPPGPPPPPPPSGTPPPAPPPGSP, encoded by the exons cccccctccgggacacccccgcctgccccccccccgggatcccctccccccagggtcatcttcccaccgcccccctccgggacacccccgcctgccccccccccggggtcccctccccccagggtcatcttcccaccgcccccctccgggacacccccgcctgccccccccccggggtcccctccccccagggtcatcttcccaccgcccccctccgggacacccccgcctgccccccccccgggatcccctccccccagggtcatcttcccaccgcccccctccgggacacccccgcctgccccccccccggggtcccctccccccagggtcatcttcccaccgcccccctccgggacacccccgcctgccccccccccgggatcccctccccccagggtcatcttcccaccgcccccctccgggacacccccgcctgccccccccccgggatcccctccccccagggtcatcttcccaccgcccccctccgggacacccccacctgggcccccccc cccaccgcccccctccgggacacccccgcctgccccccccccgggatcccct